A window of Ignicoccus hospitalis KIN4/I contains these coding sequences:
- a CDS encoding TiaS agmantine-binding domain-containing protein, with the protein MIVALDSFDEPRSGCTTLTASLLALHLASKGFRMLDYPRLVRLNPAVPWKTRGNAAVALEFEGSAEELFEEAKAFLERAPGRGALAVGEEFPEVYPDAVEKVLDPDEVAKKFEGLWWGRKEALVGALAAGAAEGLNNFELLAYRLPQNLGRPRRCSFHPAYEALLELAYPSIHESSPEVVCPKGPDPVLLGIRGSHPPLMWAALQLFDGEPFWLATMFRTNQHSYEPSRRAEEYPYEFVQKEFEGSYEVRGEDVLFGDYVLFNETGITKIFKEMIGYENKVSVKLDVVVKPGSKGVAALRDLRALFWKRKAPKCPKCGGPMVSMGKKTLMRKCKKCGYKAEVLPKLEIKVFEGTVFPVQGRKLHLEGDYRSPPWPPEGRICEKPGCAIWVAHGFDHH; encoded by the coding sequence ATGATAGTGGCTCTGGACAGCTTCGACGAGCCCCGCTCCGGGTGCACGACCCTCACCGCCAGCTTACTAGCCCTCCACTTGGCCTCCAAGGGCTTCCGGATGCTGGACTACCCCCGCTTGGTCCGCTTGAACCCTGCGGTCCCTTGGAAGACCCGGGGGAACGCGGCGGTAGCCCTCGAGTTCGAGGGGAGCGCAGAGGAGCTCTTCGAGGAGGCGAAGGCCTTCTTGGAGCGCGCCCCGGGGAGGGGGGCCCTCGCGGTGGGGGAGGAGTTCCCCGAGGTCTACCCCGACGCGGTGGAGAAGGTCTTGGACCCTGACGAGGTGGCCAAGAAGTTCGAGGGCTTGTGGTGGGGGAGGAAGGAGGCCTTGGTTGGCGCGCTGGCGGCGGGGGCGGCTGAGGGGCTGAACAACTTCGAGCTGCTGGCGTACAGGCTCCCCCAGAACTTGGGGAGGCCTAGGAGGTGCTCCTTCCACCCGGCCTACGAGGCCCTCCTGGAGCTGGCCTACCCCTCGATCCACGAGAGCTCGCCGGAGGTGGTATGCCCCAAGGGCCCGGACCCGGTGCTCTTGGGCATAAGGGGCTCCCACCCTCCCTTGATGTGGGCCGCCCTCCAGCTCTTCGACGGGGAGCCCTTCTGGCTCGCGACCATGTTTAGGACGAACCAACACTCCTACGAGCCCTCCCGGAGGGCCGAGGAGTACCCCTACGAGTTCGTGCAGAAGGAGTTCGAAGGGAGTTACGAGGTGAGGGGGGAGGACGTACTCTTCGGCGATTACGTTTTGTTCAACGAAACTGGAATAACCAAGATATTTAAAGAGATGATTGGGTATGAGAACAAGGTTTCCGTCAAGCTCGACGTGGTGGTCAAGCCTGGCTCTAAGGGGGTGGCGGCGCTGAGGGACTTGAGGGCGCTCTTCTGGAAAAGGAAAGCGCCCAAGTGTCCCAAGTGCGGGGGGCCGATGGTCAGTATGGGCAAGAAGACCTTAATGAGGAAGTGCAAGAAGTGCGGCTACAAAGCTGAGGTCCTCCCGAAGCTCGAAATAAAGGTCTTCGAGGGCACAGTCTTCCCCGTTCAAGGGAGGAAGCTGCACTTGGAGGGGGACTACCGCTCCCCTCCGTGGCCCCCCGAGGGGAGGATATGCGAGAAACCGGGGTGTGCGATCTGGGTCGCACACGGGTTCGATCATCACTAA